The proteins below come from a single uncultured Carboxylicivirga sp. genomic window:
- a CDS encoding outer membrane beta-barrel protein: MKRNLIILICLIFTSGVFAQSFDTSKLRGGVGLVYASDINNIGITFNGVYSFTDQWEGAVGFTHIFKKDNVRYNVLDFDAHYVFYNENESFSLYGLAGLGITFWKVEGGNYWGVPIPDVTGSDVGLNLGVGGNYALTDRLNLAPEIRFTIMDGSYARLGATIQYRF, from the coding sequence ATGAAAAGAAACTTAATTATTTTAATCTGCCTGATTTTTACTTCAGGGGTATTTGCGCAATCTTTCGATACTTCAAAACTAAGAGGGGGTGTAGGGCTGGTTTATGCAAGCGATATCAATAACATAGGTATTACTTTTAACGGTGTATATTCTTTTACCGATCAATGGGAAGGAGCAGTTGGTTTTACCCATATTTTTAAAAAAGATAATGTTCGATATAATGTATTGGATTTTGATGCGCATTATGTTTTTTATAACGAAAACGAGAGCTTTAGTTTATATGGATTAGCTGGTTTAGGTATTACTTTTTGGAAAGTTGAAGGTGGAAATTATTGGGGAGTACCTATTCCTGATGTAACAGGCAGTGATGTTGGTTTGAATTTAGGTGTAGGAGGTAATTATGCTTTAACAGATCGATTAAATTTAGCACCTGAAATTCGCTTTACTATAATGGATGGTTCTTATGCTCGTTTGGGAGCAACAATCCAATATCGATTCTAG
- a CDS encoding sialate O-acetylesterase has protein sequence MKKIFLLIALSIFITSMQAQLKLPNFFSDHMVLQRNKPISVWGWGDKGSVVTIEINGSTVNTTVGENGKWFAYVPSIKAGGPFELKISETHSDPIIYTDVMIGDVWFASGQSNMEWQVQQADGADKEIPNALNNNIRLCQIPHAVSLKPLDNTLEANWKICDSTSVKEFSAVAYYFAKNIQPEIGVTVGLIQSSWGGTPVEAWTSTDMLQSIAFGRKLVAKADTITYADLQKDTVDLDTFWDIVYNPSNKIDSIIANPAYDDTDWREVAIPGVMKDWEPDFYEGMIWLRKKVELKKAYAEKDLTINLGHPEMNYSLYFNGVEVCKNQWNANLKHTYTIPASLVKKGDNVIAIRVAALWGGGGLNAPGDDIYLTNDKKKISLVGNWMYKKDLEQRIPKIQYYQTYASFLNNAMIHPVQPYSVKGFLWYQGEHNEGEAYMYRKMLPLMINDWRIKWKQGNLPFVLVQLPNYMKVDDEPADGKWAVLRESQTEVLNLPNTYLTCIIDCGTGDNIHPTNKTVVGERLAKVVVDNVYGKDIVSSGPVMDSFSIDGNKIVVDYKGTDDLKIKGEGELKGFAIAGEDQQFYWANATIKGNQVVLTSDQVGKPVAVRYAWGNNPICNLVNSDDLPALPFRTDNWKVITQPK, from the coding sequence GTGAAAAAAATATTTCTTCTTATCGCATTGTCGATATTTATTACTTCAATGCAAGCTCAGCTTAAGCTTCCTAATTTTTTTAGCGATCATATGGTCCTTCAGCGAAACAAGCCTATTTCGGTTTGGGGATGGGGTGATAAAGGATCGGTTGTTACCATCGAAATAAATGGTTCAACAGTTAATACTACAGTTGGTGAAAATGGTAAATGGTTTGCTTATGTACCGTCTATTAAAGCAGGAGGGCCATTTGAATTGAAAATATCAGAGACTCATTCTGATCCTATTATTTATACTGATGTAATGATTGGTGATGTTTGGTTTGCTTCTGGCCAGTCAAATATGGAGTGGCAGGTCCAACAGGCAGATGGTGCTGATAAAGAAATTCCAAATGCTTTAAATAACAACATTCGCTTATGTCAGATACCTCACGCGGTTAGTTTAAAACCTTTAGATAATACGCTGGAAGCAAATTGGAAAATTTGTGACTCAACCAGTGTAAAAGAGTTTTCGGCTGTAGCTTATTATTTCGCTAAAAATATTCAGCCTGAAATTGGTGTTACAGTTGGATTGATTCAAAGTTCGTGGGGAGGAACTCCGGTTGAAGCATGGACAAGTACAGATATGTTGCAATCAATTGCCTTTGGTCGAAAATTGGTTGCAAAGGCAGATACAATTACTTATGCTGATTTGCAAAAGGATACTGTGGATTTAGATACTTTTTGGGATATTGTGTATAATCCTTCAAATAAAATTGATTCTATTATTGCAAATCCTGCTTATGATGATACAGACTGGAGAGAAGTTGCTATTCCTGGTGTTATGAAAGATTGGGAGCCTGATTTTTATGAAGGCATGATTTGGCTTCGTAAAAAGGTTGAACTGAAAAAGGCTTATGCTGAAAAGGATCTAACTATTAATTTAGGGCATCCCGAAATGAATTATTCTTTGTATTTCAATGGTGTTGAAGTTTGTAAAAATCAATGGAATGCTAATTTAAAACATACCTATACTATTCCTGCCAGTTTGGTTAAAAAAGGCGATAATGTGATCGCAATTCGTGTTGCTGCTCTCTGGGGTGGTGGCGGCTTGAATGCTCCGGGAGATGATATTTATTTAACTAATGATAAAAAGAAAATTAGTCTGGTTGGAAATTGGATGTATAAAAAGGATTTAGAACAACGAATACCTAAGATACAATACTATCAGACTTATGCATCTTTTCTTAACAATGCTATGATACATCCTGTACAGCCTTATAGTGTGAAAGGTTTTTTATGGTATCAGGGAGAGCATAACGAAGGAGAGGCTTATATGTATCGTAAGATGTTACCTTTAATGATTAATGATTGGCGGATTAAGTGGAAACAAGGAAATCTTCCTTTTGTATTGGTTCAGTTGCCTAATTATATGAAAGTTGATGATGAACCGGCTGATGGGAAATGGGCTGTTTTACGTGAGTCGCAGACTGAAGTCTTAAATTTACCCAATACATATTTAACTTGTATTATCGATTGTGGTACAGGTGATAATATACATCCTACTAATAAGACAGTAGTTGGAGAGCGATTAGCAAAAGTTGTTGTTGATAATGTATACGGAAAAGATATTGTTTCGTCAGGTCCTGTAATGGATTCATTTTCGATAGATGGGAATAAGATTGTTGTCGATTATAAAGGGACTGATGATTTGAAAATTAAAGGAGAAGGTGAATTGAAAGGTTTTGCTATTGCAGGTGAGGATCAGCAGTTTTATTGGGCTAATGCTACTATAAAAGGTAATCAGGTTGTTCTTACTTCTGATCAAGTTGGTAAGCCGGTAGCAGTGCGTTATGCATGGGGAAATAATCCTATCTGTAATTTGGTAAATTCGGATGATTTGCCTGCATTACCATTCCGCACAGATAATTGGAAGGTAATAACTCAACCAAAATAG
- a CDS encoding DUF302 domain-containing protein, translated as MKKIITLLLIVLTFIVSNLNSQEMDKYYFSKTLKISFEEATIKVKKALADEKFGIVTELDLHQKFIEKGVDSNAKPYRLLGACNPQLAYETIQAEENIGLFLPCKVLIKYIDEQTTEVVMIDPTIVMGTLGNPELIPAAEKVTKSFKAAIETL; from the coding sequence ATGAAAAAGATAATAACCTTATTGCTAATCGTTCTCACATTTATAGTTTCTAATTTAAACAGTCAGGAGATGGACAAATATTATTTTAGCAAAACCCTAAAAATAAGCTTTGAAGAAGCTACAATAAAAGTAAAAAAAGCGCTAGCAGATGAAAAATTTGGTATTGTTACCGAACTAGATTTACATCAAAAGTTTATTGAAAAAGGAGTCGATTCCAATGCTAAACCCTATAGATTACTGGGAGCGTGCAACCCCCAATTGGCATATGAAACGATTCAGGCTGAAGAAAATATTGGATTATTTCTCCCTTGCAAAGTGCTAATTAAATACATAGATGAACAAACAACAGAAGTTGTAATGATTGACCCTACTATAGTTATGGGTACATTGGGAAATCCGGAACTTATTCCTGCAGCAGAAAAAGTAACCAAAAGTTTTAAAGCGGCTATAGAAACTCTATAA